Proteins encoded within one genomic window of Phototrophicus methaneseepsis:
- a CDS encoding DEAD/DEAH box helicase, whose protein sequence is MQFKDLNLIDPLLRAVREAGYDEPTPIQAQAIPHILAGKDLIGSAQTGTGKTAAFSLPILQLLYNKRVKNKQRPIRALILSPTRELSLQIGDNIATYGKFTRLRHTVIFGGVSQNRQVRDLERGVDVVVATPGRLLDLMQQGYVNLNEVEFFVLDEADRMLDMGFINDMRRVIKELPEKRQSLLFSATMPQEIQDLASQMLRNPIMVEVTPQSTTVDKIDQSVFFVNKNDKRDLLIHILRDDQSISRALVFTRTKHGADRLVQKLDQSRIRAEAIHGNKTQNARQKALSNFKAGKTRVLVATDIASRGIDVDDVTHVINFDLPNETESYVHRIGRTARAGAEGIAYSFCDASERQYLKDIEKLIRLSVPVIEDHPYAEAAQAAYEEARQLSANNSRNRNNRRRRSGGSRSQNGGNRQNSGGNDGRNRNRRSRNRSEQRSGNRASQPQSE, encoded by the coding sequence ATGCAATTCAAAGATTTGAACTTGATTGACCCCTTGCTGCGTGCTGTGCGCGAAGCAGGCTACGATGAGCCGACGCCGATCCAGGCCCAGGCAATCCCGCATATCCTGGCGGGTAAGGACCTGATTGGTAGTGCACAGACAGGCACGGGTAAGACGGCGGCTTTCTCGCTGCCGATTTTGCAGTTGCTCTACAACAAACGTGTCAAAAACAAGCAGCGTCCTATCCGGGCGTTGATTCTCTCCCCAACGCGGGAACTTTCCTTACAGATTGGCGATAACATCGCCACTTACGGCAAATTCACGCGCTTGCGCCATACAGTGATCTTTGGTGGCGTCAGCCAGAACCGCCAGGTGCGCGACCTGGAACGCGGTGTTGATGTCGTCGTCGCGACACCGGGCCGCCTGTTGGACCTGATGCAGCAGGGCTATGTCAACCTGAACGAAGTCGAATTCTTTGTTCTGGATGAAGCGGATCGTATGCTGGATATGGGCTTTATCAATGACATGCGCCGCGTCATCAAAGAACTGCCGGAAAAGCGGCAGTCACTGCTGTTTTCCGCGACGATGCCGCAGGAAATCCAGGATTTAGCCAGCCAGATGCTGCGTAATCCGATCATGGTTGAGGTCACACCACAGTCCACGACAGTCGATAAGATTGATCAGTCTGTGTTCTTCGTGAACAAGAACGATAAGCGTGACCTGTTGATTCACATTCTGCGCGATGACCAATCCATCAGCCGTGCGTTGGTCTTTACACGCACCAAGCATGGTGCCGACCGCCTCGTGCAGAAGCTGGACCAATCTCGTATCCGTGCAGAAGCGATCCATGGCAATAAAACCCAGAATGCGCGCCAGAAAGCCCTTTCGAACTTCAAAGCAGGCAAGACGCGCGTCCTCGTTGCGACAGATATTGCTTCTCGTGGGATTGATGTCGATGATGTGACCCATGTCATTAACTTCGACCTGCCCAACGAAACCGAGAGCTACGTCCATCGCATTGGTCGTACGGCTCGTGCGGGTGCTGAAGGTATCGCTTATTCATTCTGTGATGCCTCTGAACGGCAGTATCTCAAAGATATTGAAAAGCTCATTCGTCTGAGCGTTCCCGTCATTGAGGACCATCCCTATGCAGAAGCTGCACAGGCCGCTTATGAAGAAGCTCGCCAACTGAGCGCCAATAACAGCCGCAATCGCAACAATCGCCGCCGCCGTAGTGGTGGCAGCCGTAGCCAGAATGGTGGCAATCGTCAGAATAGCGGTGGCAATGACGGGCGTAACCGTAATCGCCGCAGCCGCAACCGCTCAGAGCAGCGTTCCGGGAATCGTGCCTCACAGCCCCAGAGCGAATAA
- a CDS encoding SPL family radical SAM protein — MPDVRMITAKRILTRQKGGFLTEGPYPYTHTLSWAVGCGFGSIYCGQYCYASAFPNWLYNKQPGEQWGDAVILKENAPELLDAELAKAKNRHEMRIFMSSVTDPYQPLERRYRLTRRCLDVFAQYRDLDLLIIQTRSPLVIDDIDRIAAIPYAWLSMTLETDRGDLPYGPSANHVRQRLEAVTAAARAGCQVQITVSPCMPYTPDFADLLAASGAQRVVVDTFVDGDGSQGHRTAASPFAEQADYNWRATDPARALYESLRGRGLAVGWSAAGFGGIPPRQHVLI; from the coding sequence ATGCCCGACGTCCGTATGATCACGGCAAAACGAATCCTTACCCGGCAAAAAGGCGGTTTTCTCACAGAAGGCCCTTATCCTTATACACATACGCTATCCTGGGCGGTTGGCTGTGGGTTCGGCAGCATTTACTGTGGTCAATATTGCTACGCTTCGGCATTCCCCAACTGGTTGTATAACAAGCAACCGGGCGAACAATGGGGCGATGCTGTCATCCTGAAGGAGAACGCGCCGGAATTGCTGGATGCGGAATTGGCGAAGGCGAAAAATCGCCACGAGATGCGCATCTTTATGAGTTCCGTCACAGATCCATACCAGCCATTGGAGCGTCGTTACCGTCTGACGCGCCGCTGCCTGGATGTCTTCGCACAATATCGTGACCTCGATTTGCTCATCATCCAGACGCGCAGCCCTCTTGTGATAGATGATATTGACCGGATTGCAGCGATTCCCTATGCCTGGCTGAGTATGACCCTTGAAACAGATCGGGGTGATTTGCCCTATGGTCCCAGTGCCAATCATGTTCGCCAGCGGCTGGAGGCCGTTACCGCAGCCGCCAGGGCGGGGTGCCAGGTGCAGATTACGGTATCGCCATGCATGCCGTATACGCCTGATTTTGCCGATCTATTGGCAGCCAGTGGCGCGCAGCGCGTCGTGGTCGATACCTTTGTTGATGGCGACGGTAGCCAGGGGCATCGCACAGCCGCCAGCCCTTTTGCTGAACAGGCGGACTACAATTGGCGCGCGACCGACCCCGCCAGAGCGCTTTATGAATCCCTTAGAGGGCGTGGTCTCGCCGTGGGATGGAGCGCGGCGGGCTTTGGGGGCATCCCACCGCGTCAGCATGTGTTGATTTAG
- a CDS encoding patatin-like phospholipase family protein, translated as MLDFNPLNKFTLLSIDGGGMRGLLVLHMLDYLEQKTGKPLYDLFDMVAGTSTGAIIAAGIALRLSAKDLIEIYRHQIADSFNNGHGLFFWANWLMRGTRYLYDLQPFVDALQTFSQGKRLGDLGLPGTDNHPYRKPIVLFTTKDLRTGNTYYLVNEGPGAEMFSRWPVTGAVAASSAAPVYFPPVTGNLIDGGSGVFGNPCQAAAVELVSYIDVPPENVLHISIGTGHAPSNRAEGEGAHFSVLNWVPYLVSSAIEESALQQALTTRAIYPQMDFRRYNVSLLPHKLMNELNVTLGKTDPLSLGLDTTDPAKLDLMGAIGWAYAAALDWQKPNVMPWETPGGREKPVIKNVDWKGSIFV; from the coding sequence ATGCTTGACTTCAACCCGTTGAATAAGTTCACTCTGCTGTCAATTGATGGTGGGGGTATGCGCGGACTGCTCGTCCTGCATATGCTGGACTATCTGGAGCAAAAAACAGGCAAGCCGCTGTATGACCTTTTCGATATGGTCGCCGGGACCAGTACAGGGGCCATCATTGCTGCGGGCATCGCCTTGCGGCTGAGCGCTAAAGACCTCATCGAAATCTATCGCCATCAGATCGCAGATAGCTTCAACAATGGGCACGGGCTTTTCTTCTGGGCGAATTGGCTCATGAGGGGCACCCGTTACCTCTATGATCTCCAGCCTTTTGTAGATGCCCTACAGACATTTTCTCAGGGTAAGCGCCTGGGGGACCTGGGCCTGCCCGGAACGGATAACCATCCCTACCGTAAGCCGATTGTCCTGTTCACTACTAAGGACCTGCGTACAGGTAACACGTATTATCTCGTCAACGAAGGCCCAGGGGCGGAAATGTTCAGTCGTTGGCCTGTGACGGGCGCTGTCGCCGCCAGCAGCGCCGCCCCGGTTTACTTCCCGCCTGTAACGGGTAACCTCATTGACGGCGGATCCGGCGTCTTTGGCAATCCATGCCAGGCTGCGGCGGTTGAGCTGGTCTCTTATATTGATGTGCCGCCGGAAAATGTGCTGCATATCTCTATCGGGACCGGGCACGCCCCCAGCAACCGCGCAGAAGGCGAAGGCGCACACTTCAGCGTACTGAATTGGGTACCATATCTCGTTTCCAGCGCGATTGAAGAATCCGCCCTACAGCAGGCGCTGACCACGCGCGCCATCTACCCACAGATGGACTTCAGGCGTTATAACGTGAGCCTGCTGCCCCACAAGCTCATGAATGAGTTGAACGTCACGTTGGGCAAAACGGACCCGCTCAGCCTGGGCCTGGATACCACCGACCCGGCTAAGCTCGACTTAATGGGCGCGATTGGGTGGGCTTATGCGGCGGCGCTGGATTGGCAGAAGCCCAATGTCATGCCCTGGGAAACACCCGGCGGGCGCGAAAAGCCTGTGATAAAGAATGTCGACTGGAAGGGAAGCATTTTTGTATGA
- a CDS encoding GNAT family N-acetyltransferase — MLDLSSVFATFPVLETERFVLRAIRPDDVDDIFTLLSDDRVARYLPDPPYTTVEQAQQRMRRFKNQFEDQIAIPWIISPRETGRLIGTCTLFSILTAHYRAEIGYMILPSWWRKGAVTEVASAVLDYAFDAMNLHSVEARIDPENIASKSLLAKLSFVQEGYFREDFYDIAQEKFADTAVFSLLKATWLARESRR; from the coding sequence ATGCTGGACCTTTCATCTGTCTTTGCGACGTTCCCGGTATTGGAGACAGAGCGCTTTGTGCTGCGTGCCATACGTCCTGATGATGTTGACGATATTTTCACATTGCTGAGCGATGATCGCGTTGCGCGTTATTTGCCGGACCCACCCTATACCACTGTCGAACAGGCTCAACAGCGCATGCGGCGCTTTAAAAATCAATTCGAGGACCAGATTGCTATCCCATGGATCATTTCTCCCAGGGAGACGGGCCGTTTGATCGGCACCTGCACCCTGTTCAGCATCCTCACCGCGCACTACCGGGCGGAAATCGGCTATATGATTTTGCCGAGTTGGTGGCGCAAAGGTGCTGTGACAGAAGTCGCCTCCGCTGTACTGGACTATGCCTTTGATGCCATGAACCTGCATAGTGTCGAAGCGCGCATAGACCCGGAGAATATTGCATCAAAGAGCCTGTTGGCAAAGCTCAGCTTTGTGCAGGAAGGTTACTTCCGCGAGGACTTTTACGACATTGCCCAGGAGAAGTTCGCAGATACAGCTGTTTTCTCCCTCTTAAAGGCGACATGGTTAGCGCGTGAATCCAGACGGTGA
- a CDS encoding DUF6544 family protein, translated as MGYLYAALALIIVTLAGWIGLRVWPRPFPDYEGGQVPTKKVPFPADLPAPVARYFHIVLGEDVPVIETAVITGRCKLRLAGLPFSGRFRFIHEAGYNYRHYIEATVFGFPLMKVNERYIDNIGRMELPVGTTENDPKLNQAASLAVWGESVWLPSVFLTDPRVRWEAVDAQTARMIVPFEEDKEDSFTLHFNPATGLLSHMEAMRWRDAKDTEKIRWLLDMEGWASFKGIKVPSPCSVTWEKDGKPWLVCYIEDIAYNADVKEDIRSRGI; from the coding sequence ATGGGTTATCTCTACGCTGCTCTGGCGCTGATTATTGTTACTTTAGCCGGTTGGATTGGGTTGCGCGTTTGGCCGCGGCCATTCCCAGATTACGAAGGCGGCCAGGTCCCAACTAAAAAAGTCCCTTTCCCGGCAGATTTACCTGCTCCCGTCGCGCGATATTTCCATATTGTGTTGGGCGAGGACGTGCCCGTGATCGAAACCGCTGTGATCACGGGGCGTTGTAAGCTGCGCCTTGCTGGCTTACCATTTTCAGGCAGGTTTCGCTTCATCCACGAGGCTGGGTATAACTATCGTCACTACATCGAAGCGACGGTTTTTGGCTTCCCGCTTATGAAGGTCAACGAGCGCTATATCGACAACATCGGGCGTATGGAACTGCCCGTCGGCACAACTGAAAATGACCCGAAACTTAACCAAGCTGCCAGCCTGGCTGTATGGGGGGAATCAGTCTGGTTGCCATCCGTCTTCTTGACAGACCCCCGTGTCCGTTGGGAAGCCGTAGACGCGCAGACGGCGCGCATGATTGTGCCTTTTGAAGAAGATAAAGAGGACAGCTTTACGCTCCACTTCAACCCGGCGACGGGGTTGCTCAGCCATATGGAAGCCATGCGCTGGCGCGATGCCAAAGATACGGAAAAGATTCGCTGGCTGCTGGATATGGAAGGTTGGGCCTCTTTTAAGGGGATTAAAGTGCCTTCGCCATGTTCCGTCACCTGGGAGAAGGACGGTAAACCCTGGCTTGTTTGCTATATCGAAGACATCGCGTATAACGCTGACGTGAAGGAAGATATCCGCAGCCGGGGTATTTAA
- a CDS encoding metal-dependent hydrolase, whose protein sequence is MSLIIQWLGHSVFSLDIEGHSVLLDPFLTGNPLAAADPDELNPEVILVSHAHNDHTADVVSIATRTGAMLVCNFEMGNYFADKGVETMTQMNAGGTYQGEFLNAKWTNAFHSSSFQDGTYGGQPNGYIIMANGKHIYFAGDTSLFGDMSLIGDENLDVAILPIGDMLTMGIDDSIKAIKLLRPKYVIPMHYNTFPTIVQDAGKWAQRVNRETDAQPIVLDPGDKFTVE, encoded by the coding sequence ATGTCTTTGATTATCCAATGGTTAGGGCACTCCGTATTCAGCCTAGATATAGAAGGTCACTCTGTCTTACTTGACCCTTTTTTGACAGGTAATCCACTTGCTGCTGCTGATCCTGACGAATTGAACCCGGAAGTGATTCTCGTCTCTCATGCGCACAATGATCATACCGCTGACGTGGTGTCGATCGCGACACGGACCGGTGCGATGCTGGTCTGTAATTTTGAGATGGGTAACTACTTTGCTGATAAGGGCGTCGAAACGATGACGCAAATGAATGCCGGTGGCACATATCAGGGAGAATTCCTCAACGCCAAATGGACGAACGCGTTCCATAGTTCATCTTTCCAGGATGGCACCTATGGCGGCCAGCCCAACGGCTATATCATCATGGCGAACGGTAAACATATTTACTTCGCCGGGGATACATCCCTATTTGGTGATATGTCGTTGATTGGCGACGAAAACCTGGATGTCGCCATATTGCCTATTGGGGATATGCTCACGATGGGCATTGATGACAGCATCAAGGCGATTAAGCTGCTGCGCCCCAAGTACGTCATCCCCATGCACTACAATACATTCCCGACGATCGTACAGGACGCGGGAAAATGGGCCCAGCGCGTCAACCGCGAAACAGATGCTCAGCCCATTGTTCTTGATCCCGGTGATAAATTTACTGTGGAATAG
- a CDS encoding sulfatase, with amino-acid sequence MPAAKPNVLFIVLDTQRRDRLSLYGHARNTSPNLDDFAQKATVFDRAVAPAQWTVPAHGSLFTGLYPGAHQLQQAFQALPKEHITLAEHLQAAGYHTVGFCNNPMLGLLDTGLQRGFHEFYNYAGASPNRPMDMHRSGPRKAAATWFRQTARKVTNQFAHSDLLFRASLNPLLVPIWSRLVNYKGNTARSIDDLIDYMTAHRSGANQQPMFSFLNLMGTHMPYRPPQDVLEHVDPTIRHDKHAWRFMTEHNADGVSWISPTDPPLEDWQRQTLATFYDAEITSQDIHLSRLFDYLKRSGALEDTVVIIAADHGDGHGDHDYIGHSFVVYQELVHVPLIVHYPERFPVKRIGTNVSTRRIFHTILEMAGLYPDSEIEALSLTRSLNGKPDPEGGIAFSEAFPPDNLLTILQDRTPELVENRKLTQVRRGIYHQDHKLAMVGDSIENLFDVAQDPDETSDMAHTQPHVAEALRQRVTQFVADADKEKAKATYNGGVSKEMMDNLRALGYIE; translated from the coding sequence ATGCCTGCTGCCAAGCCGAACGTTCTTTTTATCGTTTTAGATACCCAACGCCGCGACCGTCTCTCCTTGTATGGTCATGCCCGCAACACGTCGCCAAATCTCGATGATTTTGCCCAGAAGGCCACTGTCTTTGATCGCGCTGTTGCGCCTGCACAGTGGACTGTCCCGGCACATGGCTCTTTATTTACGGGCTTATACCCTGGCGCACATCAGCTTCAGCAAGCTTTCCAGGCTTTGCCGAAGGAGCACATTACCCTGGCAGAGCATCTGCAGGCGGCAGGTTATCATACCGTGGGCTTTTGTAACAACCCGATGTTGGGCTTGCTGGATACCGGTTTACAGCGTGGCTTCCATGAGTTTTATAACTATGCAGGCGCATCGCCGAACCGCCCTATGGATATGCACCGCAGTGGCCCGCGTAAAGCGGCTGCGACGTGGTTTAGGCAGACGGCGCGCAAAGTGACAAACCAGTTCGCCCATAGTGATCTGTTGTTTCGTGCCTCGTTGAACCCGCTGCTGGTGCCGATCTGGTCCCGGCTGGTGAATTATAAAGGCAATACAGCGCGTTCGATTGATGACCTGATCGACTATATGACGGCGCATCGCAGCGGTGCCAATCAGCAGCCGATGTTCAGCTTCCTCAACCTGATGGGGACGCATATGCCGTATCGCCCGCCGCAGGATGTGCTGGAACATGTGGACCCCACCATCCGGCATGACAAACATGCGTGGCGGTTTATGACGGAACACAATGCGGATGGTGTCTCCTGGATTAGCCCGACCGACCCACCGCTGGAAGATTGGCAGCGTCAGACGCTGGCAACTTTCTATGATGCTGAAATTACTTCGCAGGATATACACCTGAGCCGTTTGTTCGATTACCTCAAGCGCAGTGGTGCCCTTGAAGATACGGTGGTCATTATCGCCGCAGATCATGGTGATGGGCATGGCGACCACGATTACATCGGGCACAGCTTCGTTGTTTATCAAGAGTTGGTGCACGTTCCGTTGATCGTTCATTATCCAGAGCGCTTCCCGGTTAAGCGCATTGGCACCAACGTATCCACAAGGCGTATTTTCCATACGATCCTTGAAATGGCTGGCCTGTACCCGGATAGCGAAATCGAAGCTCTTTCATTGACGCGCTCGCTCAATGGCAAGCCGGACCCAGAAGGGGGTATCGCTTTCTCAGAAGCCTTCCCGCCAGATAACCTGCTCACAATTTTGCAGGATCGCACGCCAGAACTTGTCGAAAACCGTAAGCTGACCCAGGTCCGCAGGGGCATCTATCATCAGGATCATAAATTGGCGATGGTTGGGGATTCTATCGAGAATCTGTTTGATGTGGCCCAGGACCCCGACGAAACCAGCGATATGGCCCATACGCAACCCCATGTGGCCGAGGCTCTGCGCCAGCGTGTGACCCAATTTGTCGCGGATGCAGATAAAGAAAAGGCCAAAGCAACCTATAATGGCGGCGTTAGCAAAGAAATGATGGATAATCTGCGCGCTCTGGGGTACATCGAGTAA